One uncultured Draconibacterium sp. genomic window, TGGAGTACAAGCTTTAACAGAAAGCGATGTTTCCAACATTGAAAATGGAATAAGCAACTATTTACTGGCCGATATTGGGCTATCGCTTTATCCTCGAATATACGTTAGTATATGGGAGTTAGACTCTTATTATAGAACCGGGAATGCAAACCATAGGTCGCTGGCACAACGAATTGAATATAGCAAGGCAGCGTTTTCAATTATTCAGGATAACTTTTGGTTAGGAGTTGGAACAGGCAACTGGAAAAAGGCGTATCGCGATTTTTATGTAAGCAGTAACTCGCAAATGGCGCCGGAACGTTATGGAAATGTGCACAATCAATATCTGAATTATATGGTTAAATTCGGATTAATTGGTTTACTATTAGTACTGTTTTTTATTTTCTATCCGGTACTTAAATCCAAAGAGTACCGAAATAAATTGTTTCTTTTATTTCTGGTAATTATGTTTATCGGAAACTTTGGTGATGCAAATTTTGAAACACACACCGGTTCAAACTTTTTTGTGTTTTTCTATTGTTTGTTTCTTACTCCAAAATCAACGTAAAAGTTTTTCCCAGTCGTGAATGATTTTCTGTAACGAAAATTTGTGAATGACACTTTGCCGGGCAGTAGCACCCATTTCCATGCGTATTTCAGGATTTTGAATCAGAAACAGGATTTTCTCTGCAAAAGAGTTGATGTCAGGGAAATCAATCAAAAAACCATTCTCCCCCGAAGTAATTATTTCAGGATTGCTGGTGAGGTTAAAAGCTACCGGAACAATTTGTTCGGCCATTGCTTCCACCATTGCGTTGCCGAAACCTTCCCATAACGACGGAAAAACAAAAATGTCAATTGCACTTAAAAAACTTTTTACATCCGACTGAAAGCCAACCAACTTAATAAATTCCCCCAGCCTATTTTTTGATATAAGTGTATTTAATTCTTGTTCGAGCGGCCCACTTCCAGCAATAATTAGCTTAAACTGGATATTTTTTGCGCGCAGTATGTTAGCCAAATCAATCAGATATTTTTGCCCTTTTTGTTCTTCCAACCTTCCAACGTTGCCCAATATAATTTCATCATCCGTTTTAAACGATGTGTTTTTTACTGGTCTGCTATCCCATTCCTCGAAGTTTATCCCGCGATAAATCATGTGAACATTGTTTTCATTTAGCAGAGGTCGAAGCCTGGTGAGGAACGTATTTCGTGTGTTTTTTGAGTTCGGGACAATATGCGTAATAATTTTAGTAAACAAATAGCGGTTGGTGAGACTGTTTTTTACAGGAACAGCCAATCCCCGCATGTAAACAATATTTTTAACTCCGGCTTGTTTTGCCGCCGGTCCGCCTGTTTTTATGTCGTTAGGAGCATTTAAGAACAAGGTATCGATATGTTGTTGCTTAAAAAATGTTTTTAATATTCGGCGCTTTTGGGGACTGATAAAGGAAAGATTGCCAACTTTTAAATCGAAATACTGGAGTTTATTTTCCCGGGCCTTTTTTTCAAGTACTGAATCTGAAGAACATACAAGCCAAACATTGTAACCTGCATTTTTGAAATTTATGGCATATTCAAGATGGGCTTTTTCACCGCCACCCCAAAACTGTGTTGAATTAAAAAAACAAACGTTCTTCATTTTTTCTGTATTTCTGTAAAAGTAATACTTTGCCTGTTTTTTTGTTATTTTGTTTCCAGAATTCAGAAAATATGAAACAACGAATCACATTTATCGGTGCAGGAAACCTGGCGACTCATCTTGCGCTTGAATTAAAAAATGCAGGTTACGAGATTTTGCAGGTGTACAGTCGTACCATTGAATCGGCAAAAATGCTGGCCGGTAAATTAGATGCCGAAGCCATTCAAACTACCAAGCTAATTTCACCCAATGCAGATATTTTTATTGTTGCCTTAAAAGATTCGGCGCTTGACGATGTTTTGTCCGGAATCGATTTTCAGAACAGTATCGTATTACATTGTTCAGGTAGTTTGCCACTCTCGGTATTACACAAGTATTCAAACAATACGGGTGTACTTTATCCTTTGCAGACTTTCTCAAAAGGCCGAAAAGTTGATTTTCGGAAAATACCGGTTTTTGTGGAAGCGAGTAATAATAAAACAGAAGATTTGCTATTTGAATTAGCTAAAAATATTTCGCCAAACGTATTGTTATATAATTCTGAAAAGCGCAAAAGTTTACACATCGCAGCTGTTTTTGCCTGCAACTTTGTAAATCACTTTTACACGCTGGCTGACGATTTTCTTCAACAAAAGGAGATCCCATTTGAAGTGTTGCGGCCTTTAATTGAAGAAACGGCGCAGAAAGTACAGGAGATAAGCCCGGCAAGAGCACAGACAGGTCCTGCAGTTCGGTTTGACGAAAATATCATTAACGATCATTTACATCAATTAAATAATTTTCCGGAGCATCAGAAATTGTACAAGTCAATTTCAAAAAGTATTTTTGAGCATCATCAAGAAAAAAATAAGTAATGCCATTTTTTAAAGAAGAATTAAAAGAAGTAAAAGCCTTTGTTTTTGATGTCGACGGTGTTTTATCGAAAGATACTTCACCATTAAACGAAGACGGCGATCCGGTTCGTACGGCAAATGTAAAAGATGGTTTTGCCATTAGAAGTGCTATAAAAGCTGGTTATCCGGTTGCAATAATTACCGGCGGATTTATAGAACGTGTTCGCCTGAGATACGAAAAATTAGGGGTTGAACATTTTTACGATAAAGCCAGAAATAAAGTAGAATGTTTAAACGACTTTTTGTCGAAGACAGGAATTGATGCAAAAAATGTACTGTTTATGGGCGACGATTTGGTTGATTTTAGAGTGATGCATGAAGTTGGATTACCCACTTGTCCCAAAGATGCTGTTCATGAGATTAAGGAAATTTCGAAATACATTTCTGACAAAAACGGTGGCGAAGGCTGTGTACGCGATGTAATCGAACAGGCTCTTAAATCGCAACACAAGTGGTTTACAGAAGAAATGCTTCATTCAAGAGCTTTTTAATATGAATTGGTTTCCGCAATATAATTTTATCCTGGCATCAAAATCTCCTCGTCGGCAACAACTTTTAAAATCATTAAATATTGATTTTGATGTTATTACGAAAGAAGTTGACGAGATTTATCCCGAAGGTCTTCAACGAGAAGAAATTCCCGTATTTTTAGCTGAGCTAAAATCGAAACCTTTTATTCCCGAATTGTCTGATGAAGATTTACTGATTACGGCCGATACTGTAGTTTGTTTAGGTAACTCTGTTTTGGGTAAACCGCGTGATTACGACGAAGCATTCGCAATGCTTGAAAACTTGAGTGGAAAAGAACACCAGGTTATAACCGGAGTATGTATCTCATCAAATAAAAAAATGAATTCGTTTTATTCGCTTTCCAATGTTCGCTTTAAAAAACTGTTACGCCCCGAAATAGAATATTATATAACCGAGTTTAAACCCTACGATAAAGCAGGAGCATACGGTATTCAGGAGTGGATAGGTACCATTGGAATTACACATATTGAGGGTTCTTTTTACAATGTAATGGGCCTGCCAATTCAAAAGTTGTACGAAGAAATTCAAAAATTTTAATTCCCTTTAAAAAAGGTTTCATTATTTAATGTGTTATTAAACAATACATTAAAAGGTTTTTTTTGGTTAACATATTTCGCATATAATTCGTAAATTGAATAGAAACTTAATTAAATTCAATAATATGAATTATCAGGTAAAGCTATTCATTTTACTTTTTCTTGCCAGTTTATTTGTGGGTGGATGTGCTCAAAAAGATCAACCTGTAGAGGTAGGCTTTTTAATTCATTCATTTGATAGAGAAAGGTGGGAAAACGATCGAAATTATTTCGTTGAAAGTGTTAAGGAACTTGGTGGTACGGTAACCGTAATGGATGCAGAGAACGATGCAGACAAACAACTGGAACAAGCAAAAGAATTACTTGCGAAAGGAGTTGATGTATTAGTTGTAGTACCAGTCGATCAGTTTGCTGCAGCTGCAATTGCAGAAGAAGCTCACAATAAAGATGTAAAGGTAATTTCATATGACCGTTTGATAAAAAATTGCAAACTGGATTATTATGTATCAACTGATAATGTTGAGATTGGAGCTTTGCAGGCAAATTATTTAACCACAATTAAACCTACCGGAAATTACGCTATAATTGGTGGAGCATTACGCGATAACAACAGTCAGCTACTTTATTTAGGGCAGAGGAATGTGCTTCAACCACTGGTTGAAAAGGGTGATATTAATATTATTTATAACGAATTTACGAAATCCTGGGATGAAGACGAAGGCTACGAACACACCAAAAAACTTTTGAGTGGAGGTGAAAAGGTTGATGCAATTTTGGCAGGAAATGACGAATTAGCAATGGGAGTGATTAGAGCCTTGGAAGAAGCCGGAGTGGAGGGTGTTTTGGTTGCCGGAATGGATGCAGATTTGCGTAATCTTCAGGAAATTGTGGCCGGACATCAAACTTGTACCGTGTACAAACCATATGAAAAAATGGCATCAACAGCGGCCGACCTTGCTATGAAGTTGGGGCGATGTGAAGAGTGCGAAAAAACATATCAGACAGTTAGTAATGGTAAAATGTTAGTACCAACTGTATTTCATACCGGTATGATTGTAAATCGTGAAAATTTGAAACTTACAGTTATCTCTGAAGGTTATCAGAGAGAAGAGGAGGTTTATAGGTAGATTAGTTTAAGGTATTTTTAGAAGGGATTTTCGACGAAAGTCCCTTTTTTTTGCCCAAAAATGTTTCGGAACTTTCTTTTTAAGTCAATCTTTCAAAGTCAATTGCATCTTACACTTGACCATTAACTACTTTTTTATACTTTTGCGGAGTTTTATTTAGAACAGGTCTTAATAATTGAAGAAGCATAAAGTAAAAGAAGTCAGGAATTTAACCAGTTCGACCTTTGTTGTTAGGTTGGAGCGAAACGGAATGGTATTTCAAACCGGACAGTTTGTTCTTGTTGGAACAAAAGGGGCTGTTGAAAGGCGCGAATATTCCATTTACAGTGGCGAAAACGACGATTTTCTGGAAGTGCTGGTGCGTGAAGTGGAAGGTGGAAAGGTATCTGCAAAACTGAAAAAGCTGAAAGCAGAAGATACGCTTGATGTGGATGGCCCTTTCGGATTTTTTAAATTCGATCCGGAAACATTTCAAAATCAGAAGTTTCTATTTATAGCCACCGGAACCGGAATTAGTCCGTTCCATGGTTTTGTAAAAACCTATCCTGAACTGAATTACCAATTGATACATGGTGTACGTTTTGCCGAAGAAGCCTACGATCATGCTGACTTTGATGAAAAAAGAATTGTTTTGTGTACTTCCGGAGATAAGCAGGGAGGTTTTAAGGGAAGGCTTACTGCATTTATACAGGAACAGGAAATTGACAATGAAACCAACTGTTTTTTGTGTGGTAACAGTGAAATGATTTATGAAGTGTTTGATATTTTAACTGCGAAGGGAGTTTCAACGTCAAACATTTATTCAGAAGTATATTTTTAAATAAAATGTGGGCAGGTACGAGAGTAATATCTGTTCAGTTTAAATGAATTATTTTTAGGATTTAGAGATTTGAAGTTTAAGTCTTCCGACTTCCGACTTCAGTCTTCCAACTTTTTTGGGTATGAAATATCACGTAATAACCTTAGGGTGTCAAATGAATTTATCGGATAGTGAACGAGTAATTTCTGTGCTTGATGAAGCCGGGTACGAGTGGACCGATAATGAGGATGAAGCAGGATTAATTGGGATTTTGGCATGTTCGGTACGTCAAAAGGCTATCGATAAAGTGTATTCACGCATTCATAAATGGAACAAGTGGAAAAACAATAAAAACCTGATCACTTTTATTTCGGGATGTATGCTTCCCGACGATCATGAGAAATTTTTGAAGTTGTTCGACATTACTTTTCAAATGAAAGATTTGCCGACACTTCCTGAATTAATCAGTCAGTACGGTATTACTACGCCAACACACCTTAAAAGTGGAATTGATCCGCACAACGAAAATATAGAGGAGTTTTGGAATGTTGCTCCCAATTATCAATCCGATTTTGAAGCGTTTATTCCAATCCAAAATGGATGCGATAAGTTTTGTACATATTGTGCTGTTCCATACACACGTGGTCGTGAGGTTTCGCGCCCGTCGAAAGATATTTTGGCCGAAGTAGCATTGTTGGTGGCACAGGGATTTAAATCGATTACTTTACTTGGTCAAAACGTAAATTCGTACGGTCTGGATAAAAAAGGAGAAGAGATTACTTTTCCACAGTTATTGCGCGAAATTGGCGAGTTGGGTAACCGAATGAAAAAGGAATTCTGGTTGTATTTTACTTCGCCGCATCCGCGCGATATGACCGATGAAGTTATTGAGGTAATTGCCCAGTATCCTGTTTTGGGAAAACAAATTCATTTGCCCATGCAAAGCGGCGACGATAAAGTGTTAATGCGAATGAACCGCAAGCACAACATGGAAAAATACCGTCACATTGTACAAACCATTCGAACACTAATTCCCGAAGCCACTTTATTTACTGATGTAATTGTTGGTTTTACCGGCGAAACCGAAGAACAATTTGCTAATACGCAAAAGGCATTTCACGAGTTTAAGTTTAACATGTCGTACACTGCCATTTATTCTCCACGTCCGGGAGCAACCAGTCACCGTTGGGTCGACGATATTCCGCAAGATGAAAAGAAACGCAGGTTGCATGCCCTAACCGAAGACTTGCGTGAACACAGTCTTCCATACAACCAGGCATTAATCGGAAAAACGATGCGTGTTTTGGTGCGCGGAACAGATCGAAAAGAAGGACATTTATCGTCGCATACCGAAGGAAAACTAATTGTACGTTTTGCTTCAACCGATGAAAGTTTGGTGGGGCAGTTTGTTGATTTAAAAATAACCGCAGCAACCGATTTCTCAATGGAAGGCGAGTTAGTTACAGTAAAAACTGTAAGTTTAACTTAGCTAAGCAAGAATATTTTCAAGGCCCGAATCGCGGATAAACAAACAAGTTGTTTGCGATTCGTTTACCATTCTTTCCATAAAACTGAAATCGGGATTTGGGACCAGCCCAAAAATATTTAAATCGGCAGATGGAGCGTTTGCAACAAATTCATTAAATAGCCCTATATGTATTGTTATTTCTGTTTTGGGCAACCTCGCCTGATCTACTAAATCCGCCATAAACTTATGCGCTTGTTTTTCTTGTTCTTCGTTATCCACAACAGTTACAAGATGTATTTTGGCTCCCCAGTTTTTCTTTAGTTTATAAGCAACCAAAATTGAAAGATCAAGGTTTCCTATATCCCATGATATTTTCCACTCGGGAGCCCGGTTTCTTATCCAAATATTGATAACCTGTCGTTGTCCCAAGCCTGATTTTGGGTGTTGAGAGTAAATCAAAACTCCCAATTCAAGCCGGGCAGTTTCTTCAATAATTTCTTTAAATTCAATGCTGTATGCATCTCTGTCAATTAAATTTAGAAAAACAATATTTGGTTTGAAAAAAGAACCGCGATAAGCCTGGTTGGCAAAATTTACGCCTTCAGCAAAATTTTCAGTGCGAATAACTGCCCATGATGAAAATACACCACTTCTTTGAAAGGCCTGAGAAAGTTCATTAACTTGTGTCGCTAGTTTGTCTCCATTTTCTTTTCCTCCAATACCCAGAAGTTTAATTGATCCTTTAGGGTATGCTACATTTTTCAGAAATGAGAATACCCCTTTAATGGATTTTGCATCGCTTACCGGTATTAAAAGATTTGGTTTCCAGGCACGCTCTTGCCGATGCGTAATTTGTGAGGTATGTTTGGCGGCCCACTCGGCAAACGAAACAAACAATCCACTTCGAACATCTTCAAATGGGGTAATTAATTTTCGTTGCGAAAGGATACCGTATACCAGAATAACCACTGCAACCGAAATTAAACTAATTGTTGGATTAATTATAAACATGGCCAGAACTGAAGAAAGCAAACCTATCCAGGGAATCCATTTTGGGACAGGGAACAGGGGCCGAAAACTAATTAATCCAAGATTCTGCTCGATAATTACCACAACGTTTAGCATCGCATAAGTAATTAGAAAAAACATGGTTACAAGTGGTGCAATGGCGTTGAGGTCGCGCAAAAGCATACTTATAAAAACCATTCCTCCGGTTACAAGCATCGCATTTCGTGGCTGCCCCGATTTGTCGGTATGCCCTAACCAGTTACTAGCCGGTAAAACACCATGTTGCCCCATGGCATATAGTATCCGCGACGAACCAACCATTGACGCTAAGGCAGAAGAAAAAGTGGCTCCGAGTACTCCTGCAATTACCAGCGGAGGGAAGAATGATTTATCAATAATAACATTGTAATTTTTTAGTAATTCATCGGTAGTTGCCGAGCGGGCAATCCAGTAAGCAAGTCCCATATACACTAAAAAACTTACTCCAATTGCCCATAATGTACCAATAGGAATACTTTTCCCAGGATCTTTTAATTCGCCCGACATGTTTGCTCCTGCCATAATTCCGGTGGCGGCCGGAAAAAAGACTGCGAATACGATCCAGAAACTACTTCCGGTAAAATCATTTTCAACCGATCCCTGAAATGTACCCCAGCTAAGCGCATCAACAGTAGTAGTTTGCATTGATCCCGAATAAGCTGCCATTACGATTACGGCCAGAGATAAGAAAATTACAGCCATAATAAAATATTGCGTTCGAATGGCCAGATCGGCACTTTTGTATGCAATTCCGTAGAGAACAAGAAATACAATAAAATCGATGGCAAATGGAGAATGAGTAGGAAAAATAGAAAGCCAGCCTTCGCGAAAACCAAAAATATACATGGTAACTGCAAGCCCTTGCGAAACATACCGCGGTATCCCTAAACTTCCTCCAACTTCAAGTCCAAGCGATTGCGATATAATGGCGTATGCTCCTCCTGCGCCAATACGAATATTGGTTGTTATTGATGACATGGAAAGAGCAGTGGAAAGTGTAATTAAAAACGAAACAATAATAATAAGCCATGCTCCAAGCAGTCCTGCATTTCCGACTACCCAACCCAGCCTCAAATACATGATTACACCAAGTATGGTTAACAAGGTGGGAGTAAATACACCTCCAAAAGTTCCGAACTTTTTAATTTGCTGCGCTTCGTTCATTTTAAGATTGTGATACTCTAATTTAATGAATTTCAGCGTATAATTAAAGTGCTTGTATTTAGTTTAAAAGCATCTTTTTTAACTAAATACAAGCACCTACAAAATAGAATGTTTTTAACTGCAGTTTTATTACACTTACCTAAACCTTGTCGGGTTTGTACGAAAATACCTCGCCAATTGGCGTGTCGAAAACCTGTGCAATTTTAAAGGCCAGTTCGAGCGAAGGCGAATATTTACCTTTTTCGATGGCGACAATGGTTTGGCGTGAAACTCCAACCTTGTCGGCTAAATCCTTTTGGGTCATTTCGTCGGCATTAAAGCGTAGTTTCCTTATGTTGCTATGTATGTAGTTTTTACTCATTTTAAACTCCTCTTCGGTAATAATAAATTTGCGATCCGTTGTCAATTATTTCAGATAATAATCCACTAATCAGGAAGATCACAAAAATCCAAAATACAGGCATTCCAAAGGCCAGGGCAATTATTGATAGCATAAAACCTATCACAAAAATATAATGTGAATTGCGAAGGGCTTTTAGTTTTATCAGTTTGTCACGTTCATCCTCTATCGGAATTTCTTCGCCACGCGTTGCAATGGCATTAATGATGTGAAAAATGATATAGATAATAATTCGTGCTACAATTGAGATACCTATAAAAACCAGGAAGATAAATCCCCAGGCCTGAAAATCCTGCGTTAAATCAAATTCTCCGGCCATGTGTTTTTGGTAAACCAAAAGTGCAATAATTGCTGTTGTAAACAAACCGCTAAAAATGTTTACGATGTTTTCTTTTTCTCTGTACGACATAATTTAATTGTTTTCATGGTGAATACTGTTGTTAACTATATTTGATACAAAGTAAAATATATTTTACATCATGTCAAAATATTTTCACTTAAAAATGTCAAATATTTTTGACATCGCTCTGAATGTATTGAAAATTCAGGGATTCTGAAATCAAAAAAATGAAGACTGAAATAAATTATGTGATTGTATTTTTTGAGATTGAACTTCTAATTCGTGTATTGGCCTTGTTGTTTGCCATAAAGCTTTTTGAAGAACTTTTGGTAACCTGTTCTTTCGCAATTATTACAATTGTTTAATCATCTCGAATTGTTTGCCTTGCAATGGGATGGAATTGCGCTGCAAAAATTCATTCATTGAAATACAATCGGTTTCAGTATTGATAATTTTTATTGAATGATGCTGATTTTTCTTAATCGATTCGGAAAGTAAATTGGTGGCAATACCCAATTGACGGTATTTTTTATGAACTGCAATTTGCGTAATATCTCCCGATTTTGGTTCAAAAATACAATAGCCAACCAGTTGGTTTTTATGGAAAGTTCCCAAAAAAAGGAAATCGTTTATTTTTCGTTGAACTGCCTGCAAACTGTTTTGCCACGAAGGAGTAAAATCTAAAAAAGATGTTGCTTGATGAATGGCTTCCAAAGTGGTTGTTTGCATCGAAAATTCGGACGATAATTCAAGCGGCTGAATGTTAATTTGCTCTCGATCCTGAATATAATAATTGAATTCGCGACAAATCTCAAATCCCATTCTTTTGTACAATTCAACAGCCGTTTTATTGTGTTGCAACACTTCGAGCAAATATTGTTTTACTCCGGCTTTTTTAAGAACCGGTATTGAATGTAAAAAAACTTTTGAAGCCAGTCCCTGTCCGCGAAATTCTTTGATTGTTCCGGTTCCGGTGTCGTATGCTGTTTTTATTCCTTCGTGTTCGTCGATCCCATTAAAAGTAAACGAAATAATTTTGTTGTTTTTAAATGCAGCGAACGACAATTCAGGTACAAATCCACGCCTTTGCAGCATGGTTTGCAATTCGGTTTTATTCAGCTGCATTTCATAATCCTGAAAAGCTTCGTTAAATGCCTGGAAAAGTGTGTCGAAATTTATGTCTTTTAATGAATGTATTGTTTCCATGTTTAAATATCTGATGCTAAATACTGATGTTTTACCTTGTTTAGATTTTAGTAGAGACAACATAAAATGCTTTGGATTTTTTGCCCAGTAAAATGCTTTTCGAGATATGAAGGGCATTCTTTTGAAGCAGAATTTCAATGCTCTTTTGCGAAATTTTTTCTTTTGTGGCATCCGTTGATGGTTTGCCAAATGTTTTAATGTATCGCATCGCCAATTTCATCCTGCTAAAAAATCCGATGTCATATATCGAAAAAGAAGTAATGATAAGCAAACCTCCTTTTTTTAGTACGCGTTTGCTTTCCTGGATTACTTTTTCTGCATTTCCGATTACGTGAATCAGGTTGCCCATAAAAACGGTATCAAAACTTTCATCCTCAAATTCCAGTTTCATGGCATTGGCTTGTGCAAATTCAACATTTTTCAGTTGTGCTCGTTTTTGTTTTGCCATTGCAATCATCTCTTCCGAATAGTCTGTGGCAATCACTTTTTGTGCTCTGTTTTGCAATGCTTCGGTAAATAAGCCTGTACCACACCCCAATTCCAAAACACGCCCAAGATTTTGTTCTTTTAGTACTTCCTGTGCTGTTAACGAAAGTATTTCTTTACCTACTACCGCCTGCTGTTTTTCTTCAAAGTCGTTGGCGAACCGGCTCCAGTAAATTTCTTTGTCTTGTGGTTTCATAATTGGTTTTAATTGTAGTAGTTGTTTTGTATTGGAAACACAATCCGTGTTTCACGATAGATACTATAAGGTCGTCTGGATTGATGAAAAACCAGCTTTGTTTTGTTGAATCTTTATTGGTTTTTGCATATAAAGTTAATAGTTTCTAAAAAACTACTGATTAATTGTAAGTTGTGTGTAATTCGGTTTAAGTTTAATCGCAATACCCGATGCTCCAATACGCTCTGAAAAATAATTAGGACCACTCCAGCTAAAATGGATGATAGCATCGGCTCCCAGTTTTGCAGCTTTCCTTTTAAGGTGTTCAATAAGTTCATCGTGGTTACCTGAAATTTCGGTCCCAACCATGCTGATTATTTCGTAATCCTGATTGACTGATTTGTTATAAATAACGATCTCTTCGGGATTGGTTTTTGTGTATTCACTGTGTTTTGCCTGCGGGTAGTTTGCATTGTAGCAACTTGTTAACAAACATAGCGACAGCAGTAGAAAAATTATTATTGTTTTCATGACTTTGTTGTTTTTGGCTTTTTTTCTACTGTTTAGTTCGCATCAACTCGTATTATAACGTGTCCTTTTTTATGACCGGTGTCGACATAAGTATGTGCTTCAACCATTTGATGAAATGAGTATTGTTTGTCAATCACCGTTTTTAGTTTCCCTGCTTCGATCAGATTTTTTAAATAATTCAGATTTTCCACCGTGTAGCTTGCTACTCCTCCAATCACTTTTTTGTTGCTGGTAAGTGAAGCTTTTATGCCTTCTAACATTCTGGATAGTTCCAGATGAACAGCAGATAAATACTGGCCATTGTCGTTCAGTGCTTCCAAACATTCCTGAATAGAACTTTTCCCAACGGTATCAAAAATTACGTCATATTTGTCGTTGTACATCGAAATGCTCTCGCACGTATAATCAATAACTCTATCGGCACCAATCGATTTAATCATGTCGATACCAGAGGTGCTGCACACTCCTGTTACCTGCGCGCCCATCGATTTGGCAATTTGAACCGCAAAAGTACCAATGCCACCGGCTGCACCATGAATAAGAATTTTTTGCCCGGGCTGAACTTTCCCTTTTTTCAGGAAGTACAATGCTGCAAGCCCACAATGTGGAACAGCTGCGGCCTCTTCAAAACTCATGTTCGAAGGTTTATGCGTCATTTCTGCGGTTTCGGCCAGACAAATGTATTCTGCATGTGCACCAAAATTGGCTCCTGCCGAGGCAAAAACTTCATCGCCAACTTTAAAACGAGTCACGCTAGTCCCGGTTTTTTCAACTGTTCCGGCCAGTTCAACACCAAGAATTTTTTTTCGTGGCCCTTTAAAACCCATTGCTAGTTTTACCGGAAAATTAAATATCGAAGGAAACACAGCTCCACGAATCCGTGCATCGGCACCATTTACTGTTGTTGCATGAATTTTAATTAAAACTTCGTTGTTTTTTGGTACGGGTTTATCCACTTCCACCATTTTTAGAACTTCCGGTGTTCCATATTTTGTACAAATTATTGCTTTCATGACTCTTTGGTTTTTGAAGGAATGAATGGAGTAATGAGCAGGCCGGTGGCGATTCCGATCATCAGCGACGCCACAAACCAGAGTGCAGAAGTTTTTAAAAGGATAAATCCAACTCCCAAACCGATGAGTGTTGTGCCTCCAATTATGAGAGAATTTGTGTCAATCCGTTTTTTGTTTGTTTTCATGATTTTGTTTTCTGAGCTTATAATTTACTGAAAAAGTTTTACTAAGTGTTTATTATTCTTTGTGTTATACCTTAGAAAGAGTAACCAATGGTTAGACCAAAATCCAAACCGGAGGAATTCTTGTACATTTTAGCCCACGAATTTCCGTCTTCCGGCACGGAATCCTGCCATTTAAATTCAGCTCCAATTGGCGGACCATAACCCAACCAATAACTCATTGTAAATCCCGATTCCCACACATACGTTTGTCCCAGGCCAACACCGGTAAAAAAAGCATCGTATTTAAAGTT contains:
- a CDS encoding substrate-binding domain-containing protein; protein product: MNYQVKLFILLFLASLFVGGCAQKDQPVEVGFLIHSFDRERWENDRNYFVESVKELGGTVTVMDAENDADKQLEQAKELLAKGVDVLVVVPVDQFAAAAIAEEAHNKDVKVISYDRLIKNCKLDYYVSTDNVEIGALQANYLTTIKPTGNYAIIGGALRDNNSQLLYLGQRNVLQPLVEKGDINIIYNEFTKSWDEDEGYEHTKKLLSGGEKVDAILAGNDELAMGVIRALEEAGVEGVLVAGMDADLRNLQEIVAGHQTCTVYKPYEKMASTAADLAMKLGRCEECEKTYQTVSNGKMLVPTVFHTGMIVNRENLKLTVISEGYQREEEVYR
- a CDS encoding FAD-binding oxidoreductase encodes the protein MKKHKVKEVRNLTSSTFVVRLERNGMVFQTGQFVLVGTKGAVERREYSIYSGENDDFLEVLVREVEGGKVSAKLKKLKAEDTLDVDGPFGFFKFDPETFQNQKFLFIATGTGISPFHGFVKTYPELNYQLIHGVRFAEEAYDHADFDEKRIVLCTSGDKQGGFKGRLTAFIQEQEIDNETNCFLCGNSEMIYEVFDILTAKGVSTSNIYSEVYF
- a CDS encoding Maf family nucleotide pyrophosphatase, coding for MNWFPQYNFILASKSPRRQQLLKSLNIDFDVITKEVDEIYPEGLQREEIPVFLAELKSKPFIPELSDEDLLITADTVVCLGNSVLGKPRDYDEAFAMLENLSGKEHQVITGVCISSNKKMNSFYSLSNVRFKKLLRPEIEYYITEFKPYDKAGAYGIQEWIGTIGITHIEGSFYNVMGLPIQKLYEEIQKF
- a CDS encoding glycosyltransferase; protein product: MKNVCFFNSTQFWGGGEKAHLEYAINFKNAGYNVWLVCSSDSVLEKKARENKLQYFDLKVGNLSFISPQKRRILKTFFKQQHIDTLFLNAPNDIKTGGPAAKQAGVKNIVYMRGLAVPVKNSLTNRYLFTKIITHIVPNSKNTRNTFLTRLRPLLNENNVHMIYRGINFEEWDSRPVKNTSFKTDDEIILGNVGRLEEQKGQKYLIDLANILRAKNIQFKLIIAGSGPLEQELNTLISKNRLGEFIKLVGFQSDVKSFLSAIDIFVFPSLWEGFGNAMVEAMAEQIVPVAFNLTSNPEIITSGENGFLIDFPDINSFAEKILFLIQNPEIRMEMGATARQSVIHKFSLQKIIHDWEKLLR
- a CDS encoding DUF2520 domain-containing protein, whose amino-acid sequence is MKQRITFIGAGNLATHLALELKNAGYEILQVYSRTIESAKMLAGKLDAEAIQTTKLISPNADIFIVALKDSALDDVLSGIDFQNSIVLHCSGSLPLSVLHKYSNNTGVLYPLQTFSKGRKVDFRKIPVFVEASNNKTEDLLFELAKNISPNVLLYNSEKRKSLHIAAVFACNFVNHFYTLADDFLQQKEIPFEVLRPLIEETAQKVQEISPARAQTGPAVRFDENIINDHLHQLNNFPEHQKLYKSISKSIFEHHQEKNK
- a CDS encoding HAD-IIIA family hydrolase, whose amino-acid sequence is MPFFKEELKEVKAFVFDVDGVLSKDTSPLNEDGDPVRTANVKDGFAIRSAIKAGYPVAIITGGFIERVRLRYEKLGVEHFYDKARNKVECLNDFLSKTGIDAKNVLFMGDDLVDFRVMHEVGLPTCPKDAVHEIKEISKYISDKNGGEGCVRDVIEQALKSQHKWFTEEMLHSRAF